In Azospirillum baldaniorum, one DNA window encodes the following:
- a CDS encoding FkbM family methyltransferase has protein sequence MDIPDSALDSFKKAVWRVIEGNPEALAPHLLSHANALKRIKARDLECRTVIDVGASDGCWSLMARQVWPEARFHLIEAFDHWKPDLERLRDGEPSFSFSLAAAGVEDGETVFTNSPDAPFGGTIRPEADDPQWTVPQVSIDREVGRLGLEGPFAIKLDTHGAEREILAGAAETLKQASLLVIEMYNFGDPTRRFPQMCQHVEALGFHCIDMAEPLFRDHDRAFWQVDFFFVPQDRPEARHTRW, from the coding sequence TTGGATATTCCGGACAGCGCGCTCGATTCCTTCAAGAAAGCCGTCTGGCGCGTCATCGAAGGCAATCCGGAGGCCCTGGCTCCCCATCTGCTGAGCCACGCCAACGCTCTGAAGCGGATCAAGGCCCGTGACTTGGAATGCCGGACGGTCATCGACGTCGGTGCTTCCGACGGCTGCTGGTCCCTGATGGCCCGCCAGGTCTGGCCGGAGGCCCGTTTCCACCTTATCGAAGCCTTCGATCACTGGAAGCCCGATCTTGAGCGCTTGCGGGATGGTGAGCCGTCCTTTTCTTTCTCACTGGCTGCGGCGGGAGTGGAGGATGGAGAGACGGTCTTCACCAACTCTCCGGACGCGCCGTTCGGTGGAACCATCCGCCCCGAAGCGGACGATCCGCAGTGGACCGTCCCCCAGGTGTCCATCGACCGCGAGGTCGGACGTCTCGGGCTGGAGGGTCCGTTCGCCATCAAGCTCGACACCCACGGCGCCGAGCGGGAAATCCTTGCCGGAGCAGCCGAAACCCTGAAGCAGGCCTCGCTGCTCGTCATTGAGATGTACAATTTTGGCGATCCGACGCGGCGCTTCCCGCAGATGTGCCAGCATGTGGAAGCATTGGGCTTCCACTGTATCGACATGGCGGAGCCGCTGTTCCGTGACCATGACCGTGCGTTCTGGCAGGTAGATTTCTTCTTCGTCCCGCAGGATCGCCCGGAAGCCCGCCACACCCGCTGGTGA
- a CDS encoding tetratricopeptide repeat protein: MSTPTEPNSAGAIDVAAWRERIRSDTLSNYHFVMGRSFRRLGDTEQAIQAFRRAIDANPEHALAYGLLADCLRAARRPEADDIHCTALSLEPRYAAAAAAIDLADQASHLQHRDPGSALALLERAYALDPAGDARSIVVDVLLQMADPLTHSDPATALLTLEKGALMFPDNPGILAQLGRAYDVTERWDEAIHCFEASLRIAPGQMSLLFRLATTLNEACRFEETITIDRHVPTPPPPEIASLHLYQAMALIGLNRGGEAVRLLQSSPSQSTSALATLGLAHLAAGEIDQAEDTLTRAMKIEAQHPAILGWLGLTQQRRGHFEQALDLHNRAIKAAPSLIMSRFDRALTLEAMNRRTEALEEHRHVLSHVRRGLEYYIRTRPWAAAGTLRTYQDLGLALMR, encoded by the coding sequence TTGTCCACCCCAACGGAACCCAATTCAGCGGGTGCCATCGATGTCGCCGCGTGGCGGGAACGCATCCGGTCGGACACGCTCTCAAACTACCATTTTGTCATGGGGCGTTCTTTCCGCAGGCTCGGCGACACGGAACAAGCGATTCAGGCGTTCCGGAGAGCGATCGACGCGAATCCCGAGCATGCCCTTGCGTACGGTCTGCTCGCCGATTGCCTGCGCGCCGCCCGGCGGCCCGAAGCGGACGACATCCACTGCACCGCCCTGTCGCTGGAACCGCGCTATGCTGCGGCAGCAGCAGCCATAGACCTGGCCGACCAAGCCAGCCACCTTCAGCATCGGGATCCGGGCAGCGCCCTTGCCCTGCTGGAGCGCGCCTACGCCCTCGATCCGGCCGGGGACGCTCGCTCCATTGTTGTCGACGTGCTGCTGCAAATGGCAGACCCATTGACCCATTCCGATCCCGCGACCGCCCTTCTTACGCTGGAGAAGGGCGCGCTCATGTTCCCGGACAATCCAGGAATCCTGGCCCAGTTGGGCCGCGCCTACGACGTTACGGAACGCTGGGATGAGGCGATCCACTGCTTCGAGGCCAGCCTCAGGATCGCGCCTGGCCAGATGTCCCTGCTGTTCCGCCTGGCCACAACCCTGAACGAAGCGTGCCGTTTCGAAGAGACGATCACGATAGACCGGCACGTTCCCACTCCGCCACCGCCGGAGATCGCCTCCCTGCACCTTTACCAAGCTATGGCCCTGATCGGGCTGAACCGGGGCGGCGAAGCCGTCCGGCTGCTGCAGAGCAGCCCTTCCCAGAGCACTTCAGCCCTGGCGACCCTGGGCCTCGCGCATCTGGCCGCCGGAGAGATTGACCAAGCTGAAGACACGCTAACGCGCGCGATGAAAATCGAAGCGCAGCACCCGGCCATTCTTGGCTGGCTTGGCCTGACACAGCAGAGGCGAGGGCATTTCGAACAGGCGCTCGATCTGCACAACCGCGCGATCAAGGCCGCCCCATCTCTGATCATGTCCCGCTTTGACCGTGCCCTGACGCTGGAAGCGATGAACCGACGCACGGAGGCGCTGGAGGAACACCGGCATGTCCTGTCCCATGTCAGGCGCGGCCTGGAGTATTATATAAGAACCCGCCCCTGGGCCGCCGCCGGAACCTTGAGAACCTACCAGGATTTGGGGCTTGCCCTCATGCGCTGA
- a CDS encoding glycosyltransferase, translating to MPRRFLVVTPCLNAGRFIDETILSVLGQAGDFEIHHHVQDGRSQDGTVLRLAAWSERMQGRGLPPLCRGLRFSFDSAPDTGLYDAVARGFSALPVRDGDVLTWLNASDRLLPGAFQTVADLLDRFPETQWIGGRVARLNERGSLVFIEDVFAYPTKTLIAGLHDNRHLPFVQQEGCFWTGRLWRLAGGMDCRFQRAGDFDLWRRFAMHAPLTVVNSVLATFRQHTGQLGSDIASYHAEIDRSLTKEATALRASVWDEYRSLSSPKDLGGLARCGYVGPVLQYVETKREWVCLSRFPFTLR from the coding sequence ATGCCACGCCGCTTTCTTGTGGTCACGCCCTGTCTGAACGCGGGCCGCTTCATCGATGAAACCATCCTGAGCGTGCTCGGCCAAGCCGGGGACTTCGAAATCCATCACCATGTCCAGGATGGGAGATCGCAGGACGGAACCGTGCTGCGACTCGCGGCCTGGTCCGAACGAATGCAGGGCCGCGGCCTGCCGCCGCTGTGCCGCGGCCTGCGCTTCTCTTTCGATTCCGCCCCCGATACCGGTCTTTACGACGCCGTCGCCCGCGGCTTCTCGGCCTTGCCGGTCCGGGATGGGGATGTGCTGACCTGGCTGAACGCCAGCGACCGGCTTCTTCCCGGAGCCTTCCAGACGGTCGCCGATCTTCTCGACCGCTTTCCCGAAACCCAATGGATCGGCGGCCGCGTCGCCCGCCTGAACGAGCGCGGCAGCCTCGTCTTCATCGAAGACGTCTTCGCCTATCCCACGAAGACCCTGATCGCCGGGCTCCACGACAACCGGCATCTGCCCTTCGTGCAACAAGAAGGCTGTTTCTGGACGGGGCGTCTGTGGCGTCTGGCCGGGGGCATGGACTGCCGGTTCCAAAGGGCGGGTGATTTCGATCTCTGGCGGCGGTTCGCCATGCACGCGCCGCTGACCGTGGTCAACAGCGTCCTTGCGACTTTCCGCCAGCACACGGGACAGCTCGGTTCCGACATCGCGTCCTACCATGCCGAAATCGACCGTTCCCTGACCAAGGAGGCGACCGCCCTGCGTGCCTCAGTGTGGGACGAATACCGCAGCCTGTCATCGCCGAAGGATCTCGGCGGCCTTGCCCGGTGTGGCTACGTGGGGCCGGTGCTGCAGTATGTGGAGACCAAGCGCGAATGGGTATGCCTATCGCGCTTTCCCTTTACCCTACGGTGA